The following are encoded in a window of Nocardia sp. BMG111209 genomic DNA:
- a CDS encoding ribonuclease H, whose amino-acid sequence MIIVSTDGSCLRNPGGAIGWAWVNHQGTSASGGGPTGTNQIAELRAVLEAILAHPGSEPLLIESDSLYAIKCASEWISAWRVNGWRTSTGAPVKNAELVQHIDQAISTRPGPVRFRWVRGHVGNYFNEQADALANAAARQIAASTAVAEAHTAEIPAITDEPPVPVQTSVAPKSGRHRAETPDTLTLF is encoded by the coding sequence ATGATCATCGTGAGCACCGACGGTTCGTGCCTCCGTAATCCCGGAGGCGCCATCGGCTGGGCGTGGGTCAATCATCAGGGGACATCGGCGAGCGGGGGCGGGCCGACCGGCACGAACCAGATCGCGGAGCTACGAGCGGTATTGGAGGCGATCCTGGCGCATCCGGGATCGGAACCACTGCTCATCGAGAGCGATTCGCTCTACGCGATCAAGTGCGCGTCCGAATGGATCTCCGCCTGGCGGGTCAACGGCTGGCGCACCTCCACCGGGGCGCCGGTCAAGAACGCGGAACTGGTCCAGCACATCGACCAGGCCATCTCCACCCGGCCCGGTCCGGTACGCTTCCGCTGGGTGCGCGGCCACGTCGGCAACTACTTCAACGAACAGGCCGACGCGCTGGCCAACGCCGCCGCCCGGCAGATCGCCGCCAGCACCGCGGTCGCCGAGGCGCACACCGCGGAGATCCCGGCCATCACCGACGAGCCGCCGGTACCGGTACAGACCTCGGTCGCACCGAAATCCGGCCGGCATCGCGCCGAAACGCCCGACACGCTGACACTCTTCTGA
- a CDS encoding MCE family protein, protein MTQRNHRRQWMFRRSAVAVAVTAALGAASGCGITVENVPLPKPGQSGETYTIRAYFTNALNLPDQAKVKIGGSDVGVVTHIETKNFQAVVDLKIRKDIELPRGSTAELRQATPLGDVFVAVSKPRTEPGAVLLHDGDTLPIEQTAAGATVEELLMSVSMLFNGGGIAAIGKLTSELDSAVGGRADQVGDLVKQLTAVTANLNSNSKRVDDVLAGFHDLAGTLQAHHDELGQVANSLPQMVGAIAENDQNIGQLLTKLSTTSAALGDYANTSTDQLAGLLDSTTKLMNALAATGDNFGALMDALHQVRPGADTTFKGSTLAAQVNVTSLDVALLSAPGTSKFWDLRDLQDFAGSLVQVLQIVQNRVNGAHR, encoded by the coding sequence ATGACTCAGCGAAACCACCGGCGGCAGTGGATGTTCCGGCGTAGCGCGGTCGCGGTGGCGGTCACCGCCGCGCTCGGCGCCGCGTCGGGCTGCGGCATCACCGTCGAGAACGTGCCGCTGCCCAAACCCGGGCAGTCCGGCGAGACCTACACCATCCGAGCGTATTTCACCAACGCGCTGAACCTCCCGGATCAGGCGAAGGTGAAGATCGGCGGTTCCGATGTCGGCGTGGTCACCCACATCGAGACGAAGAACTTCCAGGCCGTGGTCGACCTGAAGATCCGCAAGGACATCGAATTGCCCAGGGGCAGTACGGCGGAACTGCGGCAGGCCACCCCGCTCGGCGATGTGTTCGTCGCGGTGTCCAAGCCGCGGACCGAACCCGGCGCGGTACTGCTGCACGACGGCGACACCCTCCCGATCGAGCAGACCGCGGCGGGTGCGACCGTCGAGGAACTGCTGATGTCGGTCTCGATGCTGTTCAACGGCGGTGGGATCGCGGCGATCGGAAAGCTCACCTCGGAACTGGATTCCGCGGTCGGCGGCCGGGCCGACCAGGTCGGCGATCTGGTGAAGCAGCTGACCGCGGTCACCGCCAACTTGAACAGCAATTCGAAGCGCGTCGACGACGTGCTTGCCGGTTTCCACGATCTGGCGGGCACCCTCCAGGCCCATCACGACGAACTCGGCCAGGTCGCGAACTCGTTGCCGCAGATGGTCGGCGCGATCGCGGAGAACGACCAGAACATCGGGCAACTGCTCACCAAGTTGTCCACCACCAGCGCCGCGCTCGGTGACTACGCGAACACCTCCACCGATCAGCTGGCCGGTCTGCTCGACAGCACCACCAAGCTGATGAACGCGCTGGCGGCCACCGGCGACAACTTCGGCGCGCTGATGGACGCGCTGCATCAGGTGCGGCCCGGTGCGGACACCACCTTCAAGGGCAGTACCCTCGCGGCGCAGGTCAATGTCACCAGTCTGGACGTCGCCCTGCTCTCCGCGCCCGGTACCAGCAAGTTCTGGGACCTGCGCGATCTGCAGGACTTCGCGGGCAGCCTGGTCCAGGTGCTCCAGATCGTGCAGAACCGAGTGAACGGGGCGCACCGATGA
- a CDS encoding MCE family protein — MTLRITALRAVLLALTALVAGSCSLVPGSVRDAVGGTTHITADFRNIAGMFEGNPVTVLGLEVGKVDKIIPQGEFVEVHISLDSDVKLPKNVTAALISPSIVTDRHIELSPRYTGGPALPDNSHLTVEQTRTPVELDTLLQTIDQFAAALKPQPGQEGIGPLSGRVLYPMLNGNGEKMRDTLNALSGALKVGVDNKDAISTIIVKLNDLTTMLAENDRSVRDFSDRTTQLTRLLADQAPGLQATLKQLSAFLANTSGTLSAHQEQLADTLNKLTTVTRQLRDNAVGITEVVDVTPMLFQNMDRAMNREQGYVRLHALLGTALSGEVVSLFCERIQMKADGCRTGRIEDFGPDFGISAALLEMTK; from the coding sequence ATGACGCTACGGATCACCGCCCTGCGCGCGGTTCTCCTCGCCCTGACGGCCCTGGTGGCCGGAAGTTGTTCGCTGGTACCGGGTTCGGTGCGCGACGCGGTCGGCGGCACCACCCACATCACCGCCGACTTCCGCAACATCGCGGGCATGTTCGAGGGCAATCCGGTGACCGTGCTGGGCCTCGAGGTCGGCAAGGTGGACAAGATCATCCCGCAGGGTGAGTTCGTCGAGGTGCACATCAGCCTCGACTCGGACGTGAAGTTGCCGAAAAACGTGACGGCGGCGCTGATCTCGCCGTCGATCGTGACCGACCGGCACATCGAGCTGAGCCCGCGGTACACCGGCGGCCCGGCGCTGCCGGACAATTCGCATCTGACCGTCGAGCAGACCCGCACCCCGGTCGAACTCGACACCCTGCTGCAGACCATCGATCAGTTCGCGGCGGCGCTGAAACCGCAACCGGGACAGGAGGGTATCGGCCCGCTGTCCGGGCGGGTGCTGTACCCGATGTTAAACGGCAACGGCGAGAAGATGCGCGACACCCTGAACGCGCTGTCCGGCGCGCTGAAGGTGGGTGTGGACAACAAGGACGCGATCTCGACCATCATCGTCAAGCTCAACGATCTGACCACGATGCTGGCCGAGAACGACCGATCCGTGCGGGATTTCAGCGATCGCACCACCCAGCTGACCCGGCTGCTCGCCGATCAGGCCCCGGGCCTGCAGGCGACGCTGAAACAGCTCAGCGCCTTCCTCGCCAACACCAGCGGCACGCTGTCGGCGCATCAGGAGCAGCTGGCCGACACCCTGAACAAGCTCACCACGGTGACCCGGCAACTGCGCGACAACGCCGTGGGCATCACCGAGGTCGTGGACGTGACACCGATGCTGTTCCAGAACATGGATCGCGCGATGAACCGGGAGCAGGGGTATGTCCGCCTGCACGCGCTGCTCGGCACCGCGCTGAGCGGTGAGGTGGTGAGCCTGTTCTGCGAACGGATCCAGATGAAGGCCGACGGCTGCCGCACCGGCCGGATCGAGGACTTCGGCCCGGACTTCGGAATTTCCGCCGCGCTGTTGGAGATGACCAAATGA
- a CDS encoding SRPBCC family protein, with the protein MGHIKYAGDVGAPVEVAFAYTDNHLFVPDWLFGIGAFEPLGELENGPGARYAAALQFGLWHPTFEWEITEYRRNAVIGYTVRRRRQRKTAPAHPEPALGTLTVQFDPLGYGRSVLTVAVEYNEARSLPGRLGAKLVAATVDSAVRRSKSQLRREIEGFHGTDLVGRIA; encoded by the coding sequence ATGGGCCACATCAAGTACGCCGGCGATGTCGGTGCACCGGTCGAAGTCGCATTCGCTTACACGGACAATCATCTGTTCGTACCGGATTGGCTGTTCGGCATCGGCGCCTTCGAACCGCTCGGTGAACTCGAGAACGGCCCGGGCGCACGCTATGCCGCGGCACTCCAGTTCGGATTGTGGCATCCCACCTTCGAGTGGGAGATCACGGAGTACCGCCGCAACGCGGTGATCGGATATACGGTGCGCAGGCGCCGGCAGAGGAAGACGGCGCCTGCGCACCCCGAGCCCGCACTGGGCACGCTCACGGTGCAATTCGATCCGCTCGGATACGGCCGCTCGGTCCTCACCGTGGCGGTCGAGTACAACGAGGCCAGAAGTTTGCCAGGCCGCCTCGGCGCCAAACTGGTTGCCGCTACCGTGGATTCGGCGGTCCGTCGTAGCAAATCTCAATTGCGCAGGGAGATAGAAGGTTTCCACGGCACCGATCTCGTCGGCAGGATTGCGTAG
- a CDS encoding MlaD family protein — protein sequence MSWFGRHKILVANLGLAVALLIGGTYLLVSVVRLNPLQSNYTVTVHLDRSGGLQPGNDVTLRGYRIGKVDSVRLTDNGAGVAAQAHIDSRYKIPRDTKVSVQALSGAGEQYIDFRPDNGNGPYLTDGSQVRFDPEKVSTPTPVWSVLDNSSALIAQIDPDKFGTILSELDIALSGGPNQLRNLIDGIAIASAGLDKLLPQTTNLLANLRTISATTSHAQPDLATLTRNSATLFDQFNNANAELQQVLDRSPKELQALGAVLDTNTDPITRLAANFAAMTRAAQLRTPALRALFPALEIGGSALGVPAHDNEFHTVLDIWSRPFCQYRTAPVSPQVVSDGTMPKWNYCDNPPPDQQIRGAVNAPRPDVPNNGAHMPPGVDPNERTLPPVR from the coding sequence ATGAGCTGGTTCGGCCGGCACAAGATCCTGGTCGCCAACCTCGGCCTCGCCGTGGCGCTGCTGATCGGCGGGACATACCTGCTGGTCAGTGTGGTGCGACTGAACCCGTTGCAGTCCAACTACACCGTGACGGTGCATCTCGACCGCTCCGGCGGGCTGCAACCGGGTAACGACGTGACCCTGCGCGGCTACCGGATCGGCAAGGTGGACTCGGTCCGGCTGACCGACAACGGCGCCGGGGTGGCGGCGCAGGCGCACATCGACAGCCGGTACAAGATCCCGCGCGACACCAAGGTGTCGGTGCAGGCGCTGTCCGGCGCGGGCGAGCAGTACATCGACTTCCGGCCCGACAACGGCAACGGGCCGTACCTCACCGACGGCTCGCAGGTGCGTTTCGATCCGGAGAAGGTCAGCACGCCGACGCCGGTGTGGTCGGTGCTGGACAATTCCAGCGCGCTGATCGCCCAGATCGATCCGGACAAGTTCGGCACGATCCTCAGCGAACTCGACATCGCCCTCAGCGGCGGCCCGAATCAGCTGCGCAACCTGATCGACGGGATCGCGATCGCCAGCGCCGGCCTGGACAAGCTGCTCCCGCAGACCACGAATCTGCTGGCCAATCTGCGCACGATCTCGGCGACCACCTCGCATGCCCAGCCGGATCTGGCGACCCTGACCCGCAATTCGGCCACCCTGTTCGACCAGTTCAACAACGCCAACGCCGAATTGCAGCAGGTACTGGACCGATCCCCGAAGGAGCTGCAGGCGCTGGGCGCGGTCCTGGACACCAATACGGATCCGATCACCCGGCTGGCCGCCAACTTCGCGGCCATGACGCGGGCCGCCCAGCTGCGCACCCCCGCGCTGCGGGCATTGTTCCCCGCACTGGAAATCGGGGGTTCCGCGCTCGGAGTCCCGGCCCACGACAACGAATTCCACACCGTGCTCGACATCTGGTCGCGGCCGTTCTGCCAGTACCGGACCGCTCCGGTATCGCCGCAGGTGGTCAGCGACGGCACCATGCCGAAGTGGAACTACTGCGACAATCCGCCGCCGGATCAGCAGATCCGCGGCGCGGTCAACGCACCCCGCCCGGATGTGCCGAACAACGGTGCGCACATGCCGCCCGGGGTGGACCCGAACGAGCGAACGCTTCCCCCGGTACGGTGA